A section of the Acidobacteriota bacterium genome encodes:
- the asnB gene encoding asparagine synthase (glutamine-hydrolyzing) encodes MCGICGILAIRNGVLSAPHVEAMSRSLRHRGPDDSGLLILPPVAFGFRRLSIVDPSGGHQPMSNEDQSVWIVFNGEIYNHPKLRPILETRGHRYVTNSDTETILHLYEEYGEDCVHHLQGMFAFAIWDRVRRKLFCARDRLGIKPFYYATTAGDFVFASEIKALLEVPGLRHEVNRRALPEFFAFGYLSSAETLFKDIYKLLPGHRLSIDLNAEEKSPHVTQYWDLDISRSESSVAEADYVNQFDSLFTETIRMHLMSDVPLGVFLSGGLDSSAIAAVVADLRKDAIQTFAVGYKEDSFSELPFARQVASHIGAVHNEVVLGPNDFIESLPQLIWHEDEPLVWPSSVALYYVARLANQKVKVVLTGEGADEVFAGYLKYRATLWNMRAAPVYKNLFPNFAQDLAQKLPESRFVPDWIRRKLRHSFVYYRDSFEKIHFDNFYSVFSGDQQRELFSDEVDGELREINPYKNSMRYSPSKAGNGDLLNQLLYLDIKTYLVELLMKQDQMSMAASIESRVPFLDHKLVEWVAQLPANQKVRGLSGKYLLRRTMARRLPKEIIRRNKRGFPTPIRPWLRYQLFDKLTSVLTDGRMAERRLFRPGYVETLLNAHRQGFSDATERCWRLLNFELWNRIFLDRDQSAFHPGMNRSESAMVAA; translated from the coding sequence ATGTGTGGTATCTGCGGAATCCTTGCGATTAGAAATGGAGTGTTGTCGGCGCCCCACGTCGAGGCCATGTCCAGATCCTTGCGTCACCGTGGACCCGATGACAGCGGATTATTGATATTGCCTCCGGTTGCATTCGGATTCCGCCGACTTAGTATTGTTGATCCTTCTGGCGGTCACCAGCCGATGAGCAACGAGGACCAGAGTGTATGGATTGTCTTCAATGGAGAGATCTACAACCATCCCAAGCTTCGTCCCATTCTTGAAACGCGCGGTCATCGATATGTGACGAACAGCGATACGGAAACCATCCTTCATTTATACGAGGAATATGGAGAAGACTGCGTTCATCATTTGCAGGGGATGTTTGCATTCGCAATTTGGGATCGCGTGCGACGAAAGCTCTTCTGCGCCCGGGATCGGCTCGGGATAAAACCTTTCTATTATGCGACGACGGCGGGCGATTTCGTATTTGCCTCAGAAATCAAAGCGCTGCTCGAGGTGCCTGGTCTTCGACATGAAGTGAATCGACGCGCACTCCCGGAATTCTTTGCCTTTGGTTATCTCTCCTCGGCGGAAACACTCTTTAAAGACATATATAAGCTCTTGCCTGGACATCGCTTGTCGATAGATTTGAACGCAGAAGAGAAGAGCCCTCACGTAACTCAGTATTGGGACCTGGACATCTCGCGCTCGGAATCGAGTGTCGCCGAAGCAGACTACGTTAACCAGTTTGACAGTCTTTTCACTGAGACGATCCGAATGCACCTAATGAGCGACGTCCCTCTCGGTGTGTTTCTGAGTGGCGGGCTAGACTCAAGCGCTATCGCCGCCGTAGTTGCGGATCTTCGCAAGGACGCCATCCAAACGTTCGCAGTAGGCTATAAGGAAGATAGCTTCAGCGAACTTCCCTTTGCGCGTCAGGTCGCCAGCCATATCGGAGCTGTCCATAACGAGGTCGTTCTCGGTCCGAATGATTTTATTGAGAGTCTGCCTCAGCTAATTTGGCATGAAGATGAACCGCTGGTCTGGCCCTCGAGCGTGGCGCTGTACTACGTAGCTCGTTTGGCTAATCAGAAGGTAAAGGTGGTGCTCACTGGTGAAGGAGCAGATGAGGTCTTTGCTGGTTATTTGAAATACCGGGCGACTCTCTGGAACATGCGCGCGGCGCCTGTCTACAAAAACCTCTTTCCTAACTTTGCCCAGGATCTTGCACAGAAACTGCCTGAATCACGATTCGTTCCCGATTGGATCCGACGCAAGCTGCGCCATTCGTTTGTGTACTATCGCGACAGTTTCGAAAAGATCCATTTCGACAACTTTTATTCGGTCTTTTCGGGAGATCAACAGCGCGAATTATTTAGTGATGAGGTCGATGGAGAACTACGCGAGATCAATCCTTACAAAAACTCGATGCGCTACTCGCCCTCGAAGGCAGGCAATGGTGATTTACTGAACCAGCTTCTCTATCTCGATATCAAGACATATTTGGTGGAGTTGCTCATGAAGCAAGACCAGATGAGCATGGCCGCATCCATTGAGAGCCGGGTACCATTCCTGGATCACAAGTTGGTCGAGTGGGTTGCTCAATTGCCCGCGAATCAGAAGGTGCGAGGATTATCCGGAAAATACTTGCTTCGCCGCACGATGGCTCGACGTCTGCCGAAGGAAATAATTCGCCGTAACAAACGCGGATTTCCCACGCCAATTCGGCCCTGGTTACGCTATCAATTATTCGACAAACTCACCTCCGTTCTGACCGACGGACGCATGGCGGAGCGCCGACTATTCCGCCCTGGATATGTCGAAACATTGCTCAATGCCCATCGGCAAGGATTTTCCGATGCAACAGAGCGCTGCTGGCGGCTTCTAAATTTTGAACTCTGGAATCGAATTTTCCTGGATCGCGATCAGTCGGCATTCCATCCTGGGATGAATCGGAGTGAGAGCGCGATGGTTGCCGCCTAA
- a CDS encoding glycosyltransferase family 2 protein produces the protein MGGVVYHYAGYPLLLFIVSTLSQAKSDLLYLLGRSNRRCEPVMRELPRVALLISAYNEESVIQAKVKNCFEIDYPVDRLEMFFGLDAPTDSTHELLAHIACNRVNVVEFITRRGKLAVLCDLAQRTSAEILVFTDANTMLAPNCIRNFVRHFSDPQVGSVSGEEIRTVGPGTDPAAESVYWRYESAMKILESRLNCSLGGNGAALAIRRSLFRPTKQSIVEDFQIPLEIRFKGFRVVYDPEVIAVEEITPNYAAQFARRVRIGAGNYQTLFRNLDYLNPLQGLLAFCFFSHRVLRWLVPLFLVTALVCSVVMARDPEFGLLAVLQCAFYLMAVAGYYRKKGGRPAGLFSVPLYFCSMNLALLLGFHAYLTGRQSVVWNATPRRFDSRTQQESLLNRPVDLEASSSALQRPAA, from the coding sequence ATGGGAGGCGTAGTGTATCACTATGCCGGTTATCCATTGCTGCTTTTCATCGTGTCCACGCTTTCTCAAGCCAAGTCAGATCTGTTGTATTTACTTGGAAGAAGTAACCGGCGTTGTGAACCAGTTATGCGTGAACTTCCGCGTGTCGCTCTTCTGATCTCTGCGTACAACGAAGAGTCGGTTATTCAAGCCAAAGTAAAGAACTGTTTCGAAATTGATTATCCAGTTGACCGATTGGAGATGTTCTTCGGACTGGACGCACCGACCGATTCGACGCACGAGCTCTTAGCTCACATCGCCTGCAATCGCGTTAATGTAGTCGAGTTCATTACGCGGCGCGGAAAGCTTGCTGTCTTGTGCGATCTCGCACAGCGAACTTCGGCCGAGATTCTGGTGTTTACAGACGCTAACACAATGCTTGCGCCGAACTGCATTCGAAACTTTGTGCGCCACTTCAGCGATCCACAGGTGGGCTCTGTCAGTGGCGAGGAGATCCGGACTGTCGGTCCGGGCACTGATCCGGCCGCCGAGTCCGTTTACTGGCGGTATGAATCAGCAATGAAAATTCTCGAAAGCAGGCTCAACTGCTCGCTTGGAGGAAATGGAGCTGCGCTAGCAATAAGGCGATCACTCTTTCGACCGACGAAGCAATCGATTGTCGAGGATTTCCAAATACCGCTCGAAATTCGATTCAAGGGATTCCGAGTCGTTTACGACCCGGAGGTTATTGCGGTCGAGGAGATTACCCCAAATTATGCTGCTCAGTTTGCACGCCGTGTGCGCATAGGCGCAGGCAATTATCAAACTCTATTCAGGAACCTCGACTATCTGAATCCCTTGCAAGGGTTGCTTGCATTCTGTTTCTTTTCCCACCGAGTCCTTCGTTGGCTAGTGCCTTTGTTCCTCGTCACTGCGCTCGTCTGCAGCGTTGTTATGGCGAGAGATCCCGAATTTGGGCTTTTGGCTGTTTTGCAATGCGCTTTTTATCTGATGGCTGTGGCAGGGTATTACCGGAAAAAGGGCGGGAGGCCCGCAGGTCTGTTCTCTGTTCCGCTGTACTTTTGCTCGATGAATCTGGCCCTACTTCTGGGATTCCATGCTTACCTAACAGGTCGGCAGAGTGTTGTGTGGAATGCGACTCCGCGGCGATTCGATTCTCGGACTCAGCAAGAGAGTTTGCTTAACAGACCTGTCGATCTCGAAGCTTCGAGTTCTGCTCTACAACGCCCGGCCGCCTGA
- the galE gene encoding UDP-glucose 4-epimerase GalE, with the protein MPAKLELGNGLSDSASNSIDGLKNGRSVVVERILVTGGAGYVGSACCARLLQRGYSPEIIDNFSTGHAHAVPKAVTVHNCDFGDGVGLAKLLTSKTFDVVFHFAAKALIPESVTSPGSFFATNVASGIVMLETLRKYGIRKFVFSSSAAVYGSPKVVPIPEDHEKEPTNAYGESKLIFEQVLKWYASAYQWSIVAFRYFNACGGGADWGERHDPETHIIPLLLQVASGRREFFEIYGTDYPTPDRTCLRDYVNVMDIAEAHILALQKLGSPGFHAYNIGTGTSYSVKEIWDVASSVTGRRIELRAALRRLGDPAVLCASPKKLMTEFGWKPMHSDLEKIIAGAWAWEQALCERVFARAA; encoded by the coding sequence ATACCTGCAAAACTGGAGCTTGGGAATGGACTTAGCGATTCTGCTTCGAACTCCATTGACGGTCTTAAGAATGGAAGGAGCGTTGTAGTGGAACGAATATTAGTAACTGGAGGTGCAGGGTACGTGGGATCGGCCTGCTGCGCTCGATTACTGCAGCGGGGCTATTCTCCCGAGATAATCGATAACTTTTCTACCGGACACGCACACGCTGTTCCGAAAGCTGTAACCGTACACAACTGTGATTTTGGCGATGGCGTTGGATTAGCAAAGCTCTTAACCTCAAAGACCTTTGACGTTGTATTTCACTTCGCGGCAAAGGCATTGATCCCTGAATCGGTAACAAGTCCAGGATCGTTTTTCGCTACCAATGTCGCGTCTGGCATTGTCATGCTGGAAACTCTTCGGAAATATGGAATTCGTAAATTTGTTTTTTCGTCTTCCGCAGCTGTCTATGGCTCGCCGAAAGTGGTTCCTATTCCCGAAGATCACGAAAAAGAGCCCACGAACGCATATGGGGAAAGCAAGTTAATTTTCGAGCAGGTTCTCAAGTGGTATGCCTCCGCTTACCAGTGGAGCATAGTCGCGTTTCGATACTTCAATGCCTGCGGCGGAGGAGCAGATTGGGGCGAACGACATGATCCAGAGACGCACATCATCCCCTTACTATTGCAGGTGGCTTCAGGCCGACGAGAGTTTTTCGAGATCTATGGAACTGACTACCCAACTCCCGACCGAACATGCCTGCGTGACTACGTAAACGTGATGGACATTGCGGAGGCACACATTCTGGCTTTGCAGAAGTTAGGTTCACCGGGCTTTCACGCTTACAACATCGGTACCGGCACCAGTTATTCCGTCAAGGAGATCTGGGACGTAGCATCCAGTGTCACTGGGAGAAGAATTGAGTTACGAGCTGCGCTACGACGTCTGGGTGATCCGGCGGTATTGTGCGCCAGTCCGAAGAAGCTCATGACTGAATTTGGCTGGAAGCCAATGCACTCCGATTTAGAGAAGATTATTGCGGGTGCTTGGGCCTGGGAACAGGCGCTTTGTGAACGAGTATTTGCAAGGGCCGCCTGA
- a CDS encoding phosphoheptose isomerase — protein MQKHTSASIIEMPAPPRSGTLLEGIAGTTRASTAIANAHSYFANYSEVISELPYRDIEQAVDVLYEAYREDRRVFLFGNGGSAALASHLACDLGKGTCLAGARERRFRVLALTDNIPLITAWANDTSYEQIFAEQLCNFIQPGDVAFGISSSGSSPNVLLALQVARELGATTIGLTGFKGGQMPALCNICIIIPSDNMQIIEDLQLSISHALFTVIRHRITGQNLSTMTSAATVAA, from the coding sequence ATGCAAAAGCACACATCAGCATCGATTATCGAAATGCCGGCGCCACCGAGAAGTGGCACTCTTCTCGAGGGTATCGCAGGAACAACAAGAGCGAGCACGGCGATTGCGAATGCTCATAGTTACTTCGCCAATTACAGCGAAGTCATCTCCGAATTGCCCTATAGAGACATTGAGCAAGCAGTAGATGTGTTGTACGAAGCCTACCGGGAAGACCGAAGAGTATTTCTGTTCGGAAATGGAGGTAGCGCGGCGCTTGCATCACATCTCGCCTGTGACTTGGGCAAAGGAACTTGTTTAGCGGGAGCGCGCGAGAGGCGCTTTCGCGTTCTAGCACTGACTGACAACATACCGCTTATAACTGCCTGGGCTAATGACACCTCTTACGAACAAATTTTTGCAGAACAGCTGTGCAACTTCATTCAACCCGGCGATGTTGCTTTTGGTATCAGCAGTAGTGGATCGTCTCCAAATGTTCTGCTAGCCCTTCAGGTGGCTCGGGAGCTCGGCGCAACCACGATTGGATTGACTGGCTTCAAAGGCGGCCAGATGCCGGCGCTTTGCAATATCTGCATCATCATTCCATCGGACAATATGCAAATCATTGAGGATTTGCAGCTCAGTATTTCGCATGCGCTGTTCACAGTGATTCGTCACCGGATCACCGGTCAAAATCTAAGCACCATGACCAGTGCTGCGACGGTCGCTGCGTGA
- a CDS encoding GHMP kinase, translating to MLIVRSPVRISFGGGGTDLPAYYEKFGGAVLSTSINKHFYTILQKRTDGKIQVISSDLRVVETWRDISRMNVKCSALEIPLSVIKELGRDLSVDLFLASEILAGTGLGSSASVCVGVLKAFATYLDLSLSKYDLAERSFHIARNILGKPVGKQDEYAAAFGGMNFITFNQDGSTNVEPLELRSDHLREFESNLMLFFTGAAHNSWKLLHEQEQSTKKQGGTTVESLHQLRDFAEQMRRALLKGDLLTFGGLLHESWEAKKKISSAISNSLIDEAYALARQNGALGGKIAGAGGGGFLLLFCEQKHQEKVRDAMANLQLREMAFALDSQGVKVVANDPFIDRDEKCGMRWTFAPAFSLRTAMGIPS from the coding sequence ATGCTAATAGTACGCAGTCCGGTACGGATTAGTTTTGGGGGTGGCGGGACTGACCTGCCGGCGTATTACGAGAAGTTCGGCGGCGCCGTTCTCAGCACTTCCATCAACAAGCACTTCTACACTATTTTGCAAAAGAGAACAGACGGCAAAATCCAGGTGATTTCGTCAGATCTGCGCGTGGTAGAAACCTGGCGAGACATTTCACGGATGAACGTGAAATGCAGTGCTCTTGAGATTCCTCTTTCGGTAATAAAAGAGCTTGGCCGTGATCTTTCGGTCGATCTCTTCCTCGCTTCCGAGATTCTTGCCGGTACTGGACTGGGGTCGTCAGCGAGTGTCTGTGTTGGAGTCTTAAAGGCTTTCGCCACCTACCTCGATCTTTCATTATCAAAATACGACTTAGCGGAGCGCTCGTTCCACATCGCGCGCAACATTCTCGGGAAACCCGTGGGAAAACAGGATGAATATGCAGCTGCCTTTGGAGGAATGAACTTCATCACATTTAATCAGGATGGCAGCACGAATGTGGAGCCGCTTGAGCTGAGAAGCGATCATCTTCGTGAGTTCGAGAGCAATCTCATGTTGTTTTTTACCGGTGCTGCACATAACTCATGGAAGCTTCTTCACGAACAGGAGCAATCGACAAAGAAGCAGGGCGGCACTACGGTCGAATCGTTGCATCAACTTCGGGATTTCGCTGAACAGATGCGTCGCGCATTGTTAAAAGGCGACCTGCTGACATTTGGTGGCTTGTTGCACGAGAGTTGGGAAGCCAAGAAGAAGATATCCTCAGCAATCTCGAATTCACTGATCGATGAGGCGTATGCATTGGCTCGGCAGAATGGTGCTTTAGGCGGAAAGATCGCGGGCGCAGGAGGCGGTGGCTTTCTGCTGTTATTTTGCGAGCAAAAGCACCAGGAAAAGGTTCGTGATGCCATGGCCAACCTTCAGTTACGCGAGATGGCCTTTGCACTGGACTCGCAGGGCGTGAAAGTTGTGGCCAACGATCCGTTTATCGATAGAGACGAAAAGTGCGGAATGCGGTGGACCTTTGCTCCAGCCTTCAGTCTGCGCACCGCGATGGGCATTCCATCTTGA
- a CDS encoding cytochrome P450 has product MTAQVQPISTASSADRTLSLYHLLDPEVLANPYPLFHRLRSEDPVHWDPFLHAWVVTRYNDVVTVLHHYSAARTPSPEQLTEMGLGALNPIAQVMVKQMLFLDAPAHTRMRSLAAHAFTPQRVEVLRSHIREIANALLDKVESQGHMDVIADLAEPLPCIVTAEMLGVPVEDHQQLKVWSQDFAEMLGNFQHNPDRASRVLRSTLAMVDYFRCAIREQRLNPRDGLVRSLMNAEIDGDRFTDEEIIANCIVTMVGGQETTTNLIGNGVLSLLRNPDQLEKLRSDLSLIPSAVEEMLRYESPSQHTARLAPEDTILGGRRIAKRQAVIAVMAAGNRDPERFPDPDRLDITRTNNRHLAFGWAAHFCFGAALARIEGQTAFELMLRRLPNWILEPERLVWRTNLGLRGLTKLRIRFTEQVAAANSAPLN; this is encoded by the coding sequence ATGACAGCACAGGTTCAACCCATATCTACCGCTTCCTCAGCAGACCGCACTCTGAGTCTTTACCATCTCCTTGACCCAGAGGTTCTCGCGAATCCATACCCACTGTTTCATCGACTCCGAAGTGAGGATCCAGTGCACTGGGATCCTTTCCTACACGCCTGGGTCGTGACTCGATACAACGATGTTGTAACCGTTCTTCACCATTACTCTGCCGCACGTACGCCTTCTCCTGAGCAGCTTACCGAAATGGGACTGGGCGCTCTCAATCCAATTGCGCAAGTCATGGTGAAACAAATGCTTTTTCTGGACGCTCCCGCGCACACGCGGATGCGCAGCCTGGCGGCCCATGCCTTCACCCCTCAACGTGTCGAGGTGCTGCGTTCCCATATTAGAGAAATTGCCAATGCCTTACTGGACAAGGTGGAGAGCCAAGGTCACATGGACGTGATCGCTGACCTGGCGGAGCCTCTGCCTTGTATTGTTACTGCCGAAATGCTCGGCGTACCCGTGGAAGATCATCAGCAGCTGAAAGTCTGGTCCCAGGACTTTGCCGAGATGCTCGGAAATTTCCAGCACAATCCAGATCGAGCATCAAGAGTGTTGAGAAGCACTCTTGCGATGGTCGATTACTTCCGCTGCGCAATACGGGAGCAGCGCCTCAACCCGCGCGATGGTCTTGTTAGATCATTAATGAATGCTGAGATTGATGGCGACCGTTTTACGGACGAAGAAATCATTGCCAACTGTATTGTAACTATGGTTGGTGGCCAGGAAACGACAACTAACTTGATAGGCAACGGCGTGCTTTCTCTGCTACGTAATCCAGACCAATTGGAAAAGTTACGATCCGATCTCTCGCTGATCCCCTCTGCCGTTGAGGAGATGCTCCGTTACGAAAGCCCCAGCCAGCATACTGCAAGGCTCGCTCCCGAAGATACAATCCTAGGCGGAAGGAGGATTGCGAAACGGCAGGCAGTGATCGCGGTGATGGCGGCCGGCAACCGCGATCCCGAGAGATTTCCGGACCCAGACCGGTTGGATATCACTCGCACGAACAATCGCCATCTTGCATTTGGTTGGGCGGCGCACTTCTGCTTCGGTGCTGCGCTGGCGCGGATTGAAGGACAAACAGCTTTTGAGCTAATGCTGCGCCGACTGCCCAACTGGATTCTCGAGCCAGAACGGCTTGTCTGGCGGACCAATTTGGGACTGCGCGGATTGACAAAGCTGCGAATCCGCTTCACCGAACAGGTAGCAGCCGCCAATTCAGCGCCACTGAACTAA